AAAATGAACCTCTAGAGGTTTCTACTATCGGTTCTGGCGCAATGCCAATGGCGACAGTTGAAGTGACTGCCAAGACGCTAGAAGCCCTGGTGGAACAACCTAATGTGGTTGCTATTCTGCCAAATCAAAAAATTCATCTCATCCAACCCCGGAAAGTCGAGTATTCTGAGTTATTCACCGAGGAAAACAAAGATAACGTCACTTGGGGATTAAAACAGCTTGAAATTCCTAAATTATGGGAGACAACCACCGGCGAGAACATCAATGTGGCGGTACTAGATACAGGGGTGTATGCTGCCCATCCAGCACTCGAAAAACGAGTCAAAGAGTTTGTGGTCATTGATCCACTTGGTCGGCGGATTAATGCCAACCCAGCTTTTGACTCTGGACAGCATGGGACTCATGTTTGTGGGACGATCGCTGGAGGTAAAACCCCAAAAGGTCTCTCTATTGGCGTTGCGCCGCAAGCTAATTTGCTAGTTGGTGGTGTTCTGATCGGAGATACGACTTTACGAACCTTATTGGAAGGTATTTCTTGGGCGATCGAAAAAGGGGCTGATATTATCAACATGTCCCTTGGTTTAAGTTACTACGAACCTTTGTTTGCTGAGGTACTTGACATATTGGTGATGCAGTATGGTATTTTACCTGTAGTCGCGATCGGCAACGAAAACCACGGTAACACTAGCTCACCTGGCAATGCTTATAATGCCTTCAGTGTGGGTGCAATAGAAAAACTGCCATTAGACAAGGTTGATGTCGCATTCTTTAGTAGCGGAGCGAGTCTGGTGTTTCCAGGAGACGCTCCAAACGTTTTGGTAACAAAGCCAGATGTTGTTGCCCCAGGTGCTCAAATCTACTCCTGCATACCGCCGACGAGAACACCTCACGGAACCTACGAATACAACTATATGGATGGCACTTCTATGGCAACTCCCCATGTTGCAGGCGTTGCGGCTTTACTGATGGCAGCTAAGCCAACAGCAACTGTAACAGATATCATGAATGTACTCAAGGAAACGGCAAAACATCCAGGGGGATCAGGTCGTCGTCCTGACAATAGGTGGGGTTGGGGTTTACTCCAACCTTGGGAAGCTTTGAGTGCTCTTAGTTGAGGACTATCAGGGAAGTGCATCATGTATCATAATGGCAAAAACAAGATTAGTTCTGAGTTTGCATGTCGGCTAAATAATCTAGCGCCTCAACAGAAGGTTAGCGTTATTGTATTTTTAAAGCTAGAAAATTTAGATAAGCCGATAAGCTTGCGGCAGTCACGTGCTGAACGCAAAGCAGCGATGGAAGGGATACGCAACTCAGCCAAGCAAGCTCTAGATTACATACGGAAAATTATACAGGACTTTGGAGGCACACAGTTAGCCGAAAGTCCTGATGTTTTAGGGACAATTCCTGTTGAAATTTCTGCGGCTGGTGTCGAAGCTCTTGCTGCGTCTGATGCAGTCAAAGCCGTGGTAGAGGAACAGGATCTTATCCCAGCAAACACTACCAACAGATTCTACATTTAAGGTTGTGAGTGTTATAAAAAGGAATTCCTGTTTTGCTGAGTACTTGTAGCAAGTGGCTTAAGCATTAGTTTTTATTATAAGCCCTAGGACAAGTTTTGAAAGCGAGCAGGGGAGAATTTGGTAATAATTTCGTCTTTCATTCCAAAAACCCAATTAGCAAAACGTTGTGCCAGAGGAGGCACAATCACAAGGGGATTGCTAAAACCAGAAAAAACGTGAACACTTTCGTGCTCTGGGATGAGGCCAATCAAGGGAAGTGCATCATTACTGAATGACACCAAACAATTATGCCAAGTTCCCGGTAATTTGTTTAATTTTGGCAAAGTTTTTCCGATGCTTGCTCTTAACTCAGCTTCGCTTTGCTTGGAGTCAACATTGGTGTGAGGATCTGTGATGGCGCGGCTGATTTGACCAAGGCGAATACTACCATCTCGAAATTGAACTGCGCCTGCATCTAAGATAGGTGGTACTAGCTCAAGACCTGATTCATTCCACAATTCGTCATTTTTAGTGGAATCTGCTTCTAATTGGAATCTTTTTAGATTTACTGGCATGACTATGGTACGCAGTTGTATA
This portion of the Brasilonema sennae CENA114 genome encodes:
- a CDS encoding S8 family serine peptidase, yielding MNPENKISPAFEPFLAEMGQDDKRDAIVIYKAPPVEGLPPRGRLRELKNRLVEVQKRAANQAAAKLFDEYHEASQDMGYQNEPLEVSTIGSGAMPMATVEVTAKTLEALVEQPNVVAILPNQKIHLIQPRKVEYSELFTEENKDNVTWGLKQLEIPKLWETTTGENINVAVLDTGVYAAHPALEKRVKEFVVIDPLGRRINANPAFDSGQHGTHVCGTIAGGKTPKGLSIGVAPQANLLVGGVLIGDTTLRTLLEGISWAIEKGADIINMSLGLSYYEPLFAEVLDILVMQYGILPVVAIGNENHGNTSSPGNAYNAFSVGAIEKLPLDKVDVAFFSSGASLVFPGDAPNVLVTKPDVVAPGAQIYSCIPPTRTPHGTYEYNYMDGTSMATPHVAGVAALLMAAKPTATVTDIMNVLKETAKHPGGSGRRPDNRWGWGLLQPWEALSALS